In Wolinella succinogenes DSM 1740, a single genomic region encodes these proteins:
- a CDS encoding SIMPL domain-containing protein, whose product MTKSSAIIIGIFLFAGLLGLGYTLGNSLLTLKGMERTVSVKGLSEREVKADIAIWPIQYVRLGNDLATLYTELERDRARIEAFLISEGFRAEEMSLGAPSIIDKLSHEYGGGEKISFRYVASQTLSLYTPSVDLVRSSAAKLSDLGKQGVVLRVGEYENQIEYLYTKLNEIKPAMIEEATLSARASAQKFAEDSKSRLGKIKSASQGQFTIGNRDKNTPYIKSVRVVSTIEYYLDD is encoded by the coding sequence ATGACCAAAAGCAGTGCAATAATCATTGGAATCTTTCTTTTTGCTGGACTTTTAGGGCTTGGTTACACCCTAGGAAACAGCCTCCTTACCCTCAAGGGAATGGAGCGCACCGTGAGCGTGAAGGGACTCTCTGAGCGTGAAGTCAAAGCTGATATTGCTATTTGGCCTATTCAGTATGTCCGCCTTGGCAATGACCTAGCCACGCTCTACACCGAACTAGAGCGCGACAGGGCGCGTATTGAGGCATTTTTGATCAGCGAGGGCTTCCGAGCTGAAGAGATGAGCCTAGGCGCCCCCTCCATTATCGACAAACTCAGTCACGAATATGGGGGTGGCGAGAAGATCTCTTTCCGCTATGTCGCCTCCCAAACCCTCTCGCTCTACACCCCCTCAGTCGATCTAGTGCGCTCTAGCGCCGCCAAGCTCTCTGATTTAGGAAAACAAGGGGTTGTCCTGCGCGTGGGAGAGTATGAGAATCAGATTGAATATCTCTACACTAAGCTCAACGAAATTAAGCCCGCCATGATCGAAGAGGCAACGCTTAGTGCGCGCGCTTCGGCGCAAAAATTTGCCGAAGATTCCAAAAGTCGCCTAGGCAAGATCAAATCCGCCAGCCAAGGGCAGTTCACCATCGGAAATCGAGACAAAAACACCCCCTATATCAAAAGCGTGAGGGTGGTTTCCACCATCGAGTACTATTTGGACGACTAA
- a CDS encoding TRAP transporter substrate-binding protein: MKRREFIQKAALATAAIPAVASASSGKKIRLKMATSWPASMPILQSTADYFAKRVGEMSGGAMEIKIYHAGSLVPPLGVFDAVSAGQIDLYHSATYYWSGKNSAFSVFAGTPFGMVDNEMLAWMRFGGGLELWRELGAKYNVYPLLGGNTGIQMGGWFKKPVEKLADLKGLKMRIPGLGAQILSKLGVNTVMMAGGEIYLALERNVIDASEWVAPALDLSVGFHKVAKYYYTAWHEPASTAEFVFNTKSWAGLPPEYQAIIEVASQDANVRMTAESQARNAPAMRDLLKQGVEVKTFPADVMAACKKALGEVVAEESAKNPDFKKAWESYSSFLEEQKDWTKLGLGRYLETR; the protein is encoded by the coding sequence ATGAAAAGAAGAGAGTTTATCCAAAAAGCAGCCCTGGCCACAGCGGCGATTCCTGCGGTAGCCAGCGCCTCTAGCGGTAAAAAAATCCGTCTTAAGATGGCCACTAGCTGGCCTGCAAGTATGCCGATTCTCCAAAGCACGGCGGACTATTTTGCCAAGCGCGTGGGAGAGATGAGTGGGGGAGCGATGGAGATCAAAATCTATCACGCAGGCTCCCTTGTGCCTCCCTTGGGGGTCTTTGATGCAGTGAGCGCAGGACAGATCGACCTCTATCACTCCGCCACCTACTATTGGAGTGGAAAGAATAGCGCCTTTTCTGTTTTTGCGGGGACGCCTTTTGGTATGGTGGATAATGAGATGCTGGCTTGGATGCGCTTTGGTGGAGGTTTGGAACTCTGGAGAGAGCTAGGAGCCAAATACAATGTCTATCCTCTTTTGGGAGGCAACACGGGAATTCAGATGGGTGGATGGTTCAAAAAGCCTGTCGAAAAGCTGGCCGACCTCAAGGGGCTTAAGATGAGAATCCCTGGTCTTGGTGCGCAAATCCTTTCTAAACTTGGGGTGAATACGGTCATGATGGCAGGAGGAGAGATCTATTTGGCTTTAGAGCGAAATGTCATTGATGCGAGCGAATGGGTCGCTCCAGCGCTTGATCTTAGCGTTGGATTCCATAAAGTGGCCAAATACTACTACACCGCATGGCATGAGCCAGCCAGCACGGCGGAGTTTGTTTTTAACACTAAATCATGGGCAGGGTTGCCCCCAGAATATCAAGCCATCATCGAGGTGGCCTCACAAGACGCGAATGTTCGCATGACCGCTGAGTCCCAAGCTAGAAACGCCCCTGCGATGAGAGATCTTCTCAAGCAGGGAGTCGAGGTGAAGACTTTCCCTGCAGATGTGATGGCGGCGTGCAAAAAGGCTCTTGGCGAGGTGGTCGCCGAGGAGAGCGCCAAAAATCCCGATTTCAAGAAGGCGTGGGAGAGCTACTCTAGCTTTTTAGAGGAGCAGAAAGATTGGACAAAACTAGGGCTAGGCCGCTATTTGGAGACACGCTAG
- a CDS encoding radical SAM protein, translating to MGRYLFGPILSRRFGLSLGIDLSPGAKQCNFDCLYCELEGKKATDSMGEVAKVEEILEELREALPRYKPDVITVTANGEPTLYPALLPLIRGINALPHSAKTLILSNGSRFGEPEVQEALLEFDMVKFSLDAVSARAFKRVDRAHDSLSISQIIQGIKGFRSRYRGDLIAEVLFVKGVNDSPEEARAIARVLKEIAPSRVDLSTIDRPPAYKVEGVSPQKLEELASAFEGLNLFIAKRQSEEGSLRQRFSKEEILNTLKKRPWSQEDVERLLEEESKLLWQELLDEGKIERQEAGGVIFFRAR from the coding sequence ATGGGGCGCTACCTCTTTGGTCCAATCCTCTCTAGGCGTTTTGGGCTCTCTTTGGGAATCGATCTCTCACCTGGCGCCAAACAGTGCAATTTTGACTGCCTCTACTGCGAGCTAGAGGGTAAAAAAGCGACCGATTCGATGGGAGAGGTGGCGAAGGTTGAGGAGATTTTAGAGGAGCTAAGAGAAGCGCTTCCTCGCTACAAACCCGATGTGATCACGGTCACGGCTAATGGCGAGCCGACCCTCTATCCCGCTCTTTTGCCTCTTATCCGAGGAATAAACGCTCTTCCTCATAGCGCCAAGACGCTCATTCTTAGCAATGGCTCAAGGTTTGGAGAGCCAGAGGTGCAAGAGGCGCTTTTGGAGTTTGACATGGTCAAATTTTCGCTGGATGCGGTGAGCGCTAGGGCGTTTAAGCGTGTGGATCGAGCCCATGACTCCCTCTCTATTTCGCAAATCATCCAAGGAATCAAGGGCTTTAGAAGTCGATATCGAGGTGATCTCATTGCTGAAGTGCTTTTTGTCAAAGGGGTGAATGATAGCCCAGAGGAGGCAAGAGCGATCGCTAGGGTACTAAAAGAGATCGCGCCTAGTCGTGTCGATCTAAGCACCATCGATCGTCCGCCCGCCTATAAAGTCGAGGGAGTCTCGCCTCAAAAGCTAGAGGAGCTAGCCAGTGCTTTTGAGGGGCTCAATCTCTTTATCGCCAAGCGTCAAAGCGAAGAGGGCTCATTGAGGCAAAGATTTTCCAAGGAGGAGATCCTCAACACCCTCAAAAAGCGTCCTTGGAGTCAAGAGGATGTGGAGAGGTTGCTAGAAGAGGAATCCAAACTCCTTTGGCAAGAGCTTCTAGATGAGGGGAAAATTGAGCGCCAAGAGGCGGGGGGTGTGATCTTTTTTAGGGCGCGCTAG